Proteins from a single region of Oryza brachyantha chromosome 6, ObraRS2, whole genome shotgun sequence:
- the LOC107304448 gene encoding vegetative cell wall protein gp1-like gives MAPPSKLTALFFAFALVAATLAPPADARVQGFNQEAASEPAIAGESKAATGGPGVLGILFPFLGGGGGAGAPPSAGGSGFRFPFPLPIPAAGSSGSAGSGFPFPMPFPFPFQQPSSPGTPPTQPSPASPSSPSSSAPPPSPAPEQPKECLTPMMSMMPCAEYLTNSTMQTPPDTCCAGFKSLADKAAICLCHGINGDLSKLLPLPLDLMKMMTLPNTCGATVPLQIFSLCNTPAVPPLMPPSPSAPAPAN, from the exons atggcgccgccgtccaAGCTCACCGCCCTCTTCTTCGCCTTCGCCCTCGTGGCGGCGACGCTGGCGCCGCCCGCGGACGCGAGGGTCCAAGGCTTCAACCAGGAAGCTGCTTCCGAGCCGGCCATTGCCGGAGAATCCAAAGCTGCCACCGGAGGGCCGGGAGTCCTCGGCATACTGTTCCCGTTCcttggcggcggaggcggcgccggtgctCCGCCATCGGCTGGCGGGTCTGGCTTCCGGTTCCCGTTCCCGCTTCCGATCCCTGCGGCTGGCTCGTCGGGGTCGGCTGGTTCTGGCTTCCCGTTCCCGATGCCGTTCCCCTTCCCGTTCCAGCAACCCAGCTCGCCGGGAACCCCACCGACTCAACCATCGCCCGCTTCCCccagctcgccgtcgtcgagcgcaccgccgccatcgccggcgccggagcagcCAAAGGAGTGCTTGACGCCAATGATGTCGATGATGCCATGCGCGGAGTACCTGACGAACAGCACAATGCAGACGCCACCGGACACCTGCTGCGCGGGGTTCAAGTCCCTGGCGGACAAGGCGGCCATCTGCCTGTGCCACGGCATCAACGGCGACCTGAGCAAGCTCCTCCCCCTGCCCTTGGACCTCATGAAGATGATGACGCTCCCCAACACCTGCGGCGCCACGGTTCCTCTTCAGATCTTCTCCTTGTGCAACA CGCCTGCGGTGCCACCATTGATGCCTCCGAGCCCTTCAGCTCCAGCACCTGCTAATTAA